The following coding sequences lie in one Metopolophium dirhodum isolate CAU chromosome 5, ASM1992520v1, whole genome shotgun sequence genomic window:
- the LOC132944848 gene encoding actin-related protein 2/3 complex subunit 3, with the protein MPAYHSSIKDFQQLTGNMAILPIKSQYKGPAPLLSPTVAEMDIIDESLSFFKANVFFRSYEVKSETDRVVIYITLYITECLKKLQKCQSKDQGMSEMYSLALYRFDIPGEAGFPLNSVYAKPSSTGEADVMRQYLEQLRKETGRRVCEKVFSTDDGKPSKWWLCFARKKFMEKSLLAPGQ; encoded by the exons ATGCCA gcTTATCATTCTAGTATAAAAGATTTCCAGCAACTAACTGGAAATATGGCAATACTACCAATTAAGTCTCAATACAAAGGTCCTGCACCTTTGCTCAGCCCTACAGTTGCAGAAATGGATATAATAGACGAAtcattatctttttttaaagcAAATGTCTTTTTTAGATCCTACGAAGTTAAG AGTGAAACTGATCGTGTTGTGATTTACATTACTTTATACATAACTGAGTGTTTAAAAAAACTTCAGAAATGTCAAAGTAAAGATCAAGGAATGTCTGAAATGTATTCATTGGCACTGTACAGATTTGATATACCTGGAGAGGCTGGATTTCCATTAAACTCAGTTTATGCAAAACCATCATCTACTGGTGAAGCAG atgtTATGCGTCAATATTTGGAACAATTACGAAAAGAAACTGGCCGAAGAGTTTGcgaaaaagtattttcaacTGATGATGGCAAGCCATCTAAATGGTGGTTATGTTTTGCTCGTAAGAAGTTTATGGAAAAATCCTTGCTTGCCCCAGGTCAATAA
- the LOC132944603 gene encoding serine/arginine-rich splicing factor 1, with product MSNNDCRIYVGNLPPDIRTKDIQDLFYKFGKVLFVDLKNQRGPPFAFVEFDDPRDAEDAVHARDGYDYDGYRLRVEFPRGNGPHRSGGGGGSSSGGGGGGGSYNRGGASGGSGRSRGPPARRSQYRVLVTGLPASGSWQDLKDHMREAGDVCYADVYKDGSGVVEFLRYDDMKYAVRKLDDSRFRSHEGEVTYIRVKDDYGGGSSRRSRDYNSRSRSRSASYSPRDRGTPTYSPVRKSRSYSRSRSRS from the exons ATGTCCAACAACGACTGTAGAATTTACGTGGGAAACCTGCCGCCCGACATACGCACGAAAGACATACAAGATTTGTTCTACAAATTCGGTAAAGTGTTGTTCGTCGATTTGAAAAATCAGAGAGGACCGCCGTTTGCCTTTGTCGAGTTCGACGATCCTAG agATGCAGAAGATGCAGTTCATGCTAGAGATGGTTATGATTATGATGGCTACAGATTACGTGTAGAGTTTCCACGTGGAAATGGTCCACATAGAagtggcggcggtggtggcaGTAGTAGTGGTGGGGGCGGTGGTGGTGGAAGTTATAATAGAGGAGGTGCTAGTGGTGGAAGCGGAAGAAGCAGAGGTCCACCAGCAAGGCGTTCTCAGTATAGAGTACTTGTTACtg GATTACCAGCGTCAGGAAGTTGGCAAGATTTAAAAGATCATATGCGTGAAGCAGGAGATGTGTGTTATGCAGATGTATACAAAGATGGATCCGGCGTAGTTGAGTTTTTACGTTATGACGATATGAAATATGCTGTTCGTAAGCTTGATGACTCGAGATTCAGGTCTCACGag GGTGAAGTTACATATATTCGAGTAAAAGATGATTATGGCGGTGGAAGCAGTCGGCGCAGTCGTGATTATAATAGTCGCAGTCGTAGCCGCTCTGCTAGCTATTCACCTAGAGATCGTGGAACACCAACATATTCACCAGTTAGAAAAAGTCGTAGTTATTCAAGATCTCGTTCCCGTTCGTAA
- the LOC132944602 gene encoding 2-methoxy-6-polyprenyl-1,4-benzoquinol methylase, mitochondrial, with translation MSLIFNRFNKSVAHYFKFAALYSTQTHFGFQTVDEAEKSKKVHQVFKSVADSYDAMNDVMSCGVHRLWKDELMRTLDPSPRTRLLDVAGGTGDIAFRYLKYISDMKGDGHVTIADINGSMLEEGKKRALNLELNQDNVSWVECDAENLPMKSDSYSAYTIAFGIRNVTHIDKALDEAYRVLEPGGRFLCLEFSQVNPAALRWLYDQYSFNVIPVMGHVVAGQWKPYQYLVESIRKFPCQEDFKYMIETAGFRCVTYTNLTFGVVAIHSGFKL, from the exons ATGAGTCttatatttaatagatttaacAAATCTGTTGCACATTATTTCAAGTTCGCAGCACTGTACTCGACTCAAACACATTTTGGTTTTCAAACAGTCGACGAAGCTGAAAAATCGAaaaaag TGCATCAAGTTTTTAAAAGTGTTGCGGATTCATATGATGCTATGAATGATGTTATGAGCTGTGGTGTACATAGATTATGGAAAGATGAATTAATGAGAACATTGGATCCAAGTCCACGCACACGATTATTAGACGTTGCTGGTGGAAcag gaGATATTgcttttagatatttaaaatatatatccgATATGAAAGGAGATGGACATGTGACAATCGCCGACATTAATGGTTCAATGTTGGAGGAAGGGAAAAAAAGAGCATTAAATTTGGAATTAAATCAAGACAATGTCTCATGGGTAGAATGTGATGCAGAGAACTTACCAATGAAATCAGATTCTTATTCTGCTTATACAATAGCATTTGGTATTCGTAACGTGACACACATTGACAAAGCTTTAGATGAAGCGTATAGAGTACTTGAACCTGGTGGTAGATTTCTTTGTCTAGAATTTAGCCAAGTCAACCCAGCAGCTTTAAGATG GTTATATGATCAGTATTCATTCAACGTAATCCCTGTTATGGGCCATGTAGTTGCTGGTCAATGGAAACCTTACCAATACTTAGTGGAAAGCATTAGGAAATTTCCATGTCAG gaAGATTTCAAATACATGATTGAAACAGCAGGGTTCAGATGTGTCACCTACACAAACTTAACATTTGGTGTTGTAGCAATTCACTCAggattcaaattataa
- the LOC132944606 gene encoding dynein light chain 1, cytoplasmic — MSDRKAVIKNADMSEEMQQDAVDCATQALEKYNIEKDIAAYIKKEFDKKYNPTWHCIVGRNFGSYVTHETRHFIYFYLGQVAILLFKSG, encoded by the exons ATGTCTGATCGCAAGGCAGTGATTAAAAACGCTGATATGTCTGAGGAGATGCAGCAAGATGCTGTTGATTGTGCTACCCAAGCACTTGAAAAGTACAATATTGAAAAG GACATTGCTGCATATATAAAGAAAGAATtcgacaaaaaatataatccaaCTTGGCATTGTATTGTTGGCCGCAATTTTGGAAGTTATGTTACACATGAAACGAGGCACTTCATATACTTCTATCTGGGCCAGGTGGCCATACTGCTATTCAAGAGCGGTTAA
- the LOC132944604 gene encoding dnaJ homolog subfamily C member 30, mitochondrial-like, translating into MWSNYKRLFNGFSVNTIICVAYKSHYEALNISKSATHKEIKDAYYRLSMIYHPDKNKGSEEAAKNFRDITSAYEILGNVRQRKLYDSGANLNQNSSQYTTKQQPFETMYTKNDIYKTNARSRDYNFEQWSKAHYSNVFRRHYETREKHTRNKMNDEYVARQNSYNYLTVMVFASIFILISMFEHVKKKLIERRRVKIISDKNIQDD; encoded by the coding sequence atgtggaGCAATTATAAGAGATTATTTAATGGTTTTAgtgtaaatacaattatttgtgtAGCTTACAAAAGCCATTATGAAGCGCTGAATATCTCTAAATCTGCCACACATAAAGAAATAAAAGATGCTTATTATCGACTATCAATGATATATCATCCAGATAAAAATAAAGGAAGTGAAGAAGCTGCAAAAAATTTCCGTGATATAACTTCAGCATATGAAATCTTGGGAAATGTCCGTCaaagaaaattatatgataGTGGAGCTaacttaaatcaaaattcttCTCAATATACTACTAAACAACAACCTTTTGAaacaatgtatacaaaaaatgatatttataaaacaaatgccCGTAGCAGAGACTATAATTTTGAACAGTGGTCTAAGGCtcattattcaaatgtatttaggCGACACTATGAAACTCGAGAAAAACATACTAGAAATAAAATGAACGATGAATATGTAGCACGAcaaaattcatataattatttgacaGTTATGGTTTTtgcaagtatttttattttaatttcaatgtttgaacacgtgaaaaaaaaactaattgaaCGCAGgagagtaaaaataatttctgacaaaaatatacaagatgattaa
- the LOC132944605 gene encoding uncharacterized protein LOC132944605: MIKSLTALLANRPLSTTYLKRKSIEFHKASISSINNIHRACLQAIVNKSLTIDGPTPTNISKNSEPETDKNGTSASPAVAFASNVLPIPRGPKNKKWKLY; encoded by the exons atGATCAAAAGTCTGACAGCTCTGCTAGCAAACCGACCTCTTTCGACAacgtatttaaaaagaaaatcaatCGAATTTCACAagg CATCAatttcatcaataaataatatacatagagcATGTTTACAAGCCATTGTAAACAAATCTTTGACTATTGATGGTCCAACACCAACAAACATTTCCAAAAACTCTGAACCAGAAACGGATAAAAACGGAACATCTGCTTCACCAGCCGTTGCTTTTGCGAGTAATGTTTTACCGATACCCAGAGGTCCTAAGAACAAAAAATGGAAA ttatattaa
- the LOC132944601 gene encoding U2 small nuclear ribonucleoprotein auxiliary factor 35 kDa subunit-related protein 2: MKKHKILRNKWKKIRRKLRRQDKAVKREEFLQKQEQDRLNSPTYQKCVKSQEESEEFEQNENERIAAMQYSKWVERECAAIEEWKSLQKKFEKIKQEKAQKELLIKLEWEREQKKIKETEENKKKEEQQREEINAKFIEEIEMYINNLGPLPESINVGTSTRPDQPLCPFFSKVAACRFRDNCSRNHVRPGISNTLLIPGFYKNFELNMRYEREFDIDIGLECDEKEAYEKFYEFFEDILVELRSYGQIIELNVCRNQEIHLMGNVYVQYRSRRHSLKAYRNLCGRFYGGRKITAEFCTIPSWSEAVCGLFFRKMCPKGKNCNYLHLYKNPGGKYQSKPQRNRNENSSHSQRENKYNSSKREREHYRTNTEKRNSSKREKRSMDSSSQRETLNTPQWDNTPDRSNISSGSLNWDSDDD; the protein is encoded by the coding sequence ATGAAAAAACATAAGATATTGCgtaataaatggaaaaaaattcgTCGCAAACTTCGGAGACAAGACAAAGCAGTGAAACGAGAAGAATTCCTTCAAAAACAAGAACAAGATCGTTTAAACTCTCCAACGTatcaaaaatgtgtaaaaagtcAAGAAGAATCTGAAGAGTTTgaacaaaatgaaaatgaacGGATTGCTGCTATGCAATATTCAAAATGGGTTGAGAGAGAGTGTGCGGCTATCGAAGAATGGAAATCGTTACAGAAGAAGTTTGAGAAAATTAAACAAGaaaaagctcaaaaagaattattaattaaattagagTGGGAGAgagaacagaaaaaaattaaagaaacagaagaaaataaaaaaaaagaagaacaaCAACGCGAAGAAATAAATGCCAAATTTATTGAAGAAATTGAAATGTATATCAACAATCTGGGTCCGCTGCCTGAATCTATTAATGTTGGTACAAGCACAAGACCAGACCAACCACTGTgtccttttttttcaaaagttgcAGCTTGTCGCTTCCGCGACAACTGTTCAAGAAATCATGTTCGACCAGGCATTAGTAATACATTGTTGATTCctggattttataaaaattttgaattgaacATGCGCTATGAACGTGAATTTGATATTGATATTGGTTTGGAATGTGATGAAAAAGAGGCATatgaaaaattttatgaattttttgaaGATATATTAGTTGAACTTAGAAGTTATGGACAGATAATTGAACTTAATGTTTGTAGAAATCAAGAAATACATCTTATGGGCAATGTTTATGTCCAATATAGAAGTAGACGACATTCTTTAAAAGCATATCGAAATTTGTGTGGTCGTTTCTATGGTGGACGAAAGATAACTGCTGAATTCTGTACTATTCCTTCATGGTCTGAAGCGGTATGTGggttattttttagaaaaatgtgtcCAAAaggaaaaaattgtaattatttgcatttatataaaaatcccgGGGGTAAATATCAATCAAAACCTCAAAGAAATCGAAATGAAAACTCAAGTCATAGTcaaagagaaaataaatataactctaGTAAAAGGGAACGAGAACATTATAGAACAAATACAGAAAAAAggaacagttcaaaaagagagAAGAGATCAATGGATAGTTCTTCTCAGAGAGAGACGTTGAATACGCCTCAATGGGATAACACTCCAGATCGATCAAACATAAGTTCTGGATCACTTAACTGGGACAGTGAtgatgattaa